A region of Oceanicoccus sp. KOV_DT_Chl DNA encodes the following proteins:
- a CDS encoding TIGR04219 family outer membrane beta-barrel protein, with protein sequence MNYKIIPLAAIPLLAAASVSHADALGFSIGANVWQQSFEGTVLSSSDESNTIDLEDDLDYGDENSTNFYIAFEHPIPILPNIRLAQTEIEVDEATQFNRAISFEGTSYAVNEPITSTSDLSHTDATLYYEVLDNWISLDLGLTARVFSEGFEVSSNSTSSDFDLDETLPMVYLAVKVELPLTGLYAGANGNFISYDGSSVTDYSINLGYETELGLGVEAGFRSFDIDYDDDDEVADITIDGSYIGLFYHF encoded by the coding sequence ATGAACTACAAAATCATTCCACTTGCAGCCATCCCGCTGCTGGCAGCCGCCTCGGTAAGTCACGCTGACGCTCTAGGCTTTAGCATTGGCGCCAATGTCTGGCAGCAATCCTTTGAAGGCACAGTTTTATCGTCCAGTGACGAATCAAATACTATCGATCTGGAAGATGACCTGGACTATGGCGATGAAAACTCCACCAACTTTTACATCGCCTTCGAACACCCTATTCCCATTCTCCCCAATATCCGTTTAGCTCAAACAGAAATTGAAGTCGATGAAGCCACCCAATTTAATCGCGCCATTAGCTTTGAAGGAACGAGCTATGCGGTCAATGAACCCATCACCTCGACCAGCGACCTGAGCCACACCGATGCCACCCTCTACTACGAAGTACTGGATAACTGGATATCATTAGACCTTGGACTGACCGCACGGGTATTTAGCGAGGGCTTTGAAGTCAGCAGCAACAGTACATCCTCAGACTTTGATTTGGACGAGACCTTGCCGATGGTGTACCTGGCAGTCAAAGTTGAATTACCGCTAACCGGCTTATACGCAGGCGCTAACGGAAACTTTATTTCATACGATGGTAGCAGTGTTACTGACTACAGCATCAACCTTGGTTATGAGACTGAATTAGGCTTGGGCGTTGAAGCTGGCTTTCGCAGTTTCGACATTGACTACGACGATGACGACGAAGTAGCCGACATCACAATTGATGGTAGCTATATTGGTTTGTTTTATCATTTTTAA
- the hemL gene encoding glutamate-1-semialdehyde 2,1-aminomutase, translated as MTSSEQLFEQAKLYIPGGVNSPVRAFRAVGGTPVFIDRAQGAYIYDCEGKRYIDYVLSWGPMILGHAHPAIMQAVQAKLAKGLSFGAPTEIETELAKELCRIMPNMDLVRMVNSGTEATMSAIRLARGYTGRDKIIKFEGCYHGHSDSLLIKAGSGALTMGVPSSPGVPAALADHTITLTYNDIEGVKQAFAEIGEQVACVIVEPVAGNMNCVPPVPGFLEMIREQCTQYGSVFIIDEVMTGFRLGLTGAQGYYNIEADLTTLGKVIGGGMPVGAFGGKREIMEQIAPLGPVYQAGTLSGNPMAMAAGLAQLAELQKEGFYQPLFDKTTSLAKGLEKAAQSAGIPFTTNHVGTMFGGFFTDETTVTNYQQVMNCNNERFNQFFHGLLAAGIYLAPASYEAGFMSAAHTDNDIQYTLEAAKKAFSQL; from the coding sequence ATGACCTCATCTGAACAACTATTCGAACAAGCCAAGCTGTACATCCCTGGCGGTGTTAACTCACCAGTACGCGCCTTCCGCGCAGTGGGTGGCACACCAGTGTTTATCGATCGCGCTCAAGGTGCTTATATTTATGACTGCGAAGGCAAACGCTATATCGATTACGTACTGTCTTGGGGACCGATGATTTTAGGCCACGCCCACCCAGCGATTATGCAAGCAGTACAAGCAAAACTGGCCAAGGGACTAAGCTTTGGCGCACCTACAGAAATTGAAACCGAGCTCGCCAAAGAACTGTGCCGCATCATGCCTAATATGGATTTAGTGCGGATGGTCAACTCCGGCACCGAAGCCACCATGAGCGCCATCCGTTTAGCCCGAGGCTATACCGGACGCGATAAAATTATTAAATTCGAAGGCTGCTATCACGGCCATTCCGACTCACTGCTTATTAAAGCAGGCTCTGGCGCACTGACTATGGGTGTACCCAGTTCACCCGGCGTACCTGCGGCTCTGGCCGATCACACGATCACGTTGACTTATAACGATATTGAAGGCGTAAAACAGGCCTTTGCTGAAATCGGAGAACAAGTCGCCTGCGTTATCGTTGAGCCTGTCGCCGGTAATATGAATTGCGTGCCACCTGTCCCAGGTTTTTTGGAAATGATTCGCGAGCAATGCACCCAATACGGCAGTGTGTTTATTATCGACGAAGTGATGACCGGGTTTCGTCTGGGATTAACTGGCGCTCAGGGTTATTACAATATTGAAGCAGACTTAACCACGCTGGGTAAAGTCATCGGTGGCGGTATGCCAGTAGGCGCCTTCGGCGGCAAGCGTGAAATCATGGAACAAATTGCGCCACTAGGTCCGGTCTATCAAGCAGGTACCTTATCCGGCAATCCCATGGCAATGGCTGCAGGTCTCGCGCAATTGGCGGAACTTCAAAAAGAGGGGTTTTATCAACCACTATTTGATAAAACGACTAGCTTAGCTAAAGGCCTGGAAAAAGCGGCACAAAGCGCCGGTATTCCATTCACTACCAATCATGTTGGCACTATGTTCGGTGGATTTTTTACTGACGAAACTACCGTAACCAATTATCAGCAAGTCATGAATTGCAACAACGAACGCTTCAATCAATTCTTTCACGGTTTATTAGCCGCTGGAATCTATTTAGCGCCAGCGTCGTATGAAGCGGGCTTCATGTCTGCCGCCCATACCGACAACGACATACAATATACGTTAGAAGCGGCAAAAAAAGCTTTCTCCCAACTTTAA
- a CDS encoding type IV pilin protein — translation MFKKKGFSLIELMLALAIVGVIYSIAFPSYAKYQDRADVVRAVSDLSAISQALERHFASENNYPNTLAEFGWQLNDPWGNPYYYTNIAATKGKGALRKDKNLVPINADFDLYSAGKDGETVGPLTAKSSRDDVIRAGNGAFFGLAEDY, via the coding sequence ATGTTTAAAAAGAAGGGGTTTAGCTTAATAGAATTGATGTTGGCACTAGCAATTGTTGGCGTCATTTATTCAATTGCATTTCCATCATACGCCAAGTATCAGGATCGTGCCGACGTGGTTCGGGCGGTATCAGATCTATCTGCTATATCCCAAGCTCTGGAACGGCACTTTGCATCGGAAAATAATTACCCTAATACGCTAGCTGAATTTGGCTGGCAATTAAATGATCCTTGGGGCAATCCTTATTACTATACAAATATAGCGGCGACAAAGGGCAAAGGTGCATTACGGAAAGATAAAAATCTGGTGCCGATCAATGCTGATTTTGATTTATATAGTGCGGGTAAGGACGGTGAAACGGTAGGCCCGTTAACGGCTAAAAGTAGTCGTGATGATGTGATTCGAGCGGGCAACGGTGCTTTCTTCGGATTGGCAGAAGATTATTGA
- a CDS encoding EAL domain-containing protein, whose product MIESNTFLKSKLARRTLLLFVLSALTPMVVLFLVTTQRVNVLYQHQQTQELSRTAKTFGLLIYERIELLRRESLIVLAELKKSTDVAATISLGAVRRPEFSEIIAFSVVDSTVNQSTPSWVSQYKAAYDNAHQEIGNKGMLLVDGSTTAIWLIFRMGDSGDGRLLAFRVSTQYLWQGLAEFDLAKEFKIYDKNNQLLFNSYVDNGLGQNSILPKSSASWLLVFTGFSSDSAWRVEVLSQEGRSFVEQAEFQTLVTLITLLAILLAFFISVNVIRRSLQPIEALRKGIDDIDANQFNSPVIIKSGDEFELLGDTFNKMSAKIGRHIQAINSLSAVDQLILNRLKIEDIVDVVVNEGAQLLQAKAIYFLVANNSSEEYLVFSSQGKNNNITLDRTLLDAIHRPLEFNHASTLSLNAELAALWAAEAVLYTSVMWHDQRAKAVLIAEFDHQPEDDLCGIANSFVDHITVALSNADWEERLFKQAHYDVLTGLPNRYLFNEQLSHGIDQAKKSGQKLGVFFVDIDGFKGVNDTYGHDAGDQLLGIMASRLTAQIDSGVVYRLGGDEFVIIYNCGSYDKSKVVEETGLVAESIRVAAVKPIILDNKRLTCSISIGIAAYPDDSEAAEELLRFSDKAMYQAKSEGRNCYRYYSEVYNRSSLEREEIIAEFHRALECDEFELFFQPKVDLSTALMDGCEALIRWNHPERGLVSPDKFIPLAETHGLISDIGRWVIHSAAKQQVEWIDSGINIGRVAINVSVSQLMSENFYSDVINILQEVNCGGEALEFEITETAYSEDLTKFTDAVVALKKIGIVFSVDDYGTGYSSLSLLLNLPVEKIKIDKSFIDLIETDRVSYTIVDSTIKLAKEMGLLVVAEGVEHQGQLSLLIDSHCDSIQGYLFSRPLPAKQFETFFEKTFFVR is encoded by the coding sequence TTGATCGAATCTAATACTTTCCTTAAATCAAAATTAGCTCGACGCACGTTGCTGCTGTTTGTGTTGTCGGCGTTAACGCCAATGGTAGTTCTGTTTTTGGTGACTACGCAGCGAGTTAATGTTTTATACCAGCATCAGCAAACCCAAGAATTATCTAGAACGGCTAAAACTTTTGGTCTGTTAATCTATGAGCGAATAGAGTTGCTTAGGCGTGAAAGCTTGATTGTTTTGGCGGAGCTTAAAAAATCTACGGATGTTGCGGCAACTATAAGCTTAGGGGCTGTTAGGCGGCCGGAGTTTTCTGAAATTATAGCTTTTAGTGTCGTAGATAGTACCGTAAATCAATCTACACCCTCTTGGGTTTCGCAATACAAAGCTGCTTATGATAATGCGCATCAAGAAATCGGTAATAAGGGTATGCTACTGGTAGATGGATCGACCACGGCGATTTGGTTGATTTTTAGGATGGGTGACAGTGGAGATGGCCGGTTACTTGCCTTCAGGGTATCTACGCAATATTTGTGGCAAGGTTTAGCTGAATTTGATTTGGCTAAAGAATTTAAGATTTACGACAAAAATAATCAACTGCTTTTTAACAGTTATGTGGATAATGGTTTAGGGCAAAATTCAATCCTACCGAAATCGAGCGCTTCATGGTTGTTGGTGTTTACAGGTTTTTCCAGTGACAGTGCGTGGAGAGTCGAGGTCCTGTCTCAAGAGGGGCGTTCATTTGTAGAGCAGGCGGAATTCCAGACCCTTGTAACGTTGATAACACTGCTCGCTATTTTGTTGGCCTTTTTTATTAGTGTGAATGTGATCCGGCGAAGCTTGCAGCCAATCGAAGCTCTGAGAAAGGGGATTGATGATATAGATGCCAATCAATTTAACTCGCCAGTCATTATCAAGAGCGGCGATGAATTTGAGTTGTTGGGTGACACGTTTAATAAAATGTCGGCTAAGATAGGCCGACATATTCAGGCTATTAATTCCCTTTCCGCTGTGGATCAGTTAATTCTAAATCGGCTGAAAATTGAAGATATTGTAGATGTTGTAGTAAATGAGGGAGCTCAATTACTTCAAGCTAAAGCTATTTATTTTTTGGTGGCTAATAACAGTTCGGAAGAGTATCTCGTTTTTTCCAGTCAGGGGAAAAATAACAATATTACTTTGGATCGAACGTTACTGGATGCTATTCATCGGCCGTTGGAGTTTAACCATGCCTCTACACTTTCGTTGAATGCAGAGTTAGCTGCGCTGTGGGCGGCTGAGGCGGTGCTGTATACCTCTGTCATGTGGCATGATCAGCGCGCCAAGGCGGTGCTGATTGCAGAGTTTGACCACCAGCCAGAGGATGATTTATGCGGGATTGCTAATTCATTTGTTGATCATATTACAGTTGCTCTGAGCAATGCTGATTGGGAGGAGCGTTTATTTAAACAGGCTCACTATGATGTGTTGACCGGTCTGCCCAATCGTTATTTGTTTAATGAGCAACTGTCTCACGGTATTGATCAGGCCAAAAAAAGCGGTCAGAAATTAGGTGTCTTCTTTGTCGATATTGATGGATTTAAAGGGGTTAATGACACCTATGGACATGATGCGGGTGATCAGCTTTTGGGTATCATGGCGTCAAGATTGACTGCCCAAATAGACTCAGGTGTGGTGTATCGGTTAGGTGGGGATGAGTTCGTGATTATCTATAACTGCGGATCTTATGATAAGTCGAAAGTTGTAGAGGAAACGGGTCTGGTTGCAGAAAGTATCAGGGTGGCAGCAGTTAAACCAATCATCCTAGACAATAAAAGACTCACGTGTTCAATAAGTATTGGTATTGCTGCTTATCCTGATGATAGTGAGGCAGCTGAGGAATTATTGAGATTTTCAGATAAAGCGATGTATCAGGCTAAGAGCGAAGGCCGAAATTGCTATCGTTATTATTCCGAGGTTTATAATCGGTCTTCGCTGGAGCGTGAAGAGATTATTGCAGAGTTTCATCGGGCGCTGGAGTGTGATGAGTTCGAGTTATTTTTTCAGCCCAAGGTCGATTTGTCTACGGCTTTGATGGACGGGTGTGAGGCGTTGATTCGCTGGAATCATCCGGAGCGAGGTTTAGTCTCGCCGGATAAATTTATTCCCTTAGCTGAAACTCATGGGTTGATTTCAGATATAGGTCGTTGGGTTATTCATAGTGCAGCCAAACAGCAAGTAGAATGGATCGATAGTGGCATTAATATTGGACGAGTCGCAATTAATGTTTCGGTTAGTCAGTTAATGAGTGAAAATTTCTACAGTGATGTAATCAATATTTTACAAGAGGTGAATTGTGGTGGTGAGGCGCTGGAGTTTGAGATTACGGAGACCGCTTATTCTGAAGATTTAACAAAATTTACGGACGCAGTTGTTGCCTTGAAAAAAATAGGGATTGTTTTCTCTGTTGATGATTACGGTACCGGCTACAGCTCCCTGTCCTTGTTGCTTAATTTACCTGTCGAAAAAATAAAAATTGATAAATCATTCATTGATCTTATAGAAACAGACAGGGTCAGTTACACAATTGTTGATTCGACCATTAAATTGGCTAAGGAGATGGGGCTGCTGGTGGTTGCCGAAGGGGTGGAGCATCAAGGTCAGTTATCGCTTTTAATAGATTCGCACTGTGATTCTATTCAGGGTTATTTATTTTCTCGGCCGCTGCCTGCAAAGCAATTTGAAACATTTTTTGAAAAAACATTTTTTGTTAGGTAA
- a CDS encoding bifunctional hydroxymethylpyrimidine kinase/phosphomethylpyrimidine kinase, giving the protein MPLHPIISQLSARDTSKEIDSQITDSHLLIEQIRAILEDIPIHLFNIGELASISNTEAMHTILNDYPNIPVLLHLKLNSLNKKIGMDQALSNLLFGQTDLLILNKQDALALAPGADTLAACAQEILEYGCKNILICDSNNGSNEIYNYWFSAHSNNQCYQWQRLPNTFLGAADTLSAAAAAYLAHGFSMAESIQQAQQFTFQALQKGRRVGMGELLPDRMHWSKK; this is encoded by the coding sequence CTGCCACTGCACCCCATCATTAGCCAGCTGTCCGCTCGCGACACCAGCAAAGAAATTGACAGCCAGATCACCGACAGTCATTTATTAATTGAACAAATTCGCGCCATACTTGAAGACATCCCTATCCACTTATTCAATATTGGCGAGCTCGCCAGCATCAGCAATACCGAAGCGATGCACACCATTCTTAATGATTACCCAAACATTCCAGTACTGCTCCATTTAAAACTAAACTCTCTCAATAAAAAAATCGGTATGGATCAGGCGCTCAGCAACTTATTATTCGGCCAAACTGATTTACTCATCCTGAACAAACAAGATGCACTTGCACTCGCACCCGGTGCCGATACTCTGGCGGCCTGCGCACAGGAAATCTTAGAATACGGTTGTAAAAACATTCTTATTTGCGACAGCAATAACGGCAGCAACGAAATATACAACTATTGGTTTTCTGCCCACAGCAATAACCAATGCTATCAATGGCAGCGTTTACCGAATACTTTTCTGGGTGCCGCCGATACCTTATCCGCCGCCGCTGCCGCCTATCTGGCTCACGGCTTCAGCATGGCCGAATCGATTCAGCAAGCGCAACAGTTTACTTTTCAAGCGTTACAAAAAGGCCGCCGAGTAGGCATGGGGGAATTACTCCCCGACCGCATGCACTGGAGCAAAAAATAA
- a CDS encoding bifunctional hydroxymethylpyrimidine kinase/phosphomethylpyrimidine kinase, whose product MQDLLASTPVVLSINNLDPSGGGGISADIETLTSLGCHCTPSLASCPLATPAKKLTARSPTVIY is encoded by the coding sequence ATGCAAGATTTACTCGCCAGCACTCCCGTTGTCCTTAGTATTAACAACCTCGACCCCAGCGGCGGTGGCGGTATTTCTGCTGACATCGAAACGCTCACCAGTCTAGGCTGCCACTGCACCCCATCATTAGCCAGCTGTCCGCTCGCGACACCAGCAAAGAAATTGACAGCCAGATCACCGACAGTCATTTATTAA
- the hemJ gene encoding protoporphyrinogen oxidase HemJ — translation MLWIKAFHIIAIVCWFAGIFYLPRLFVYHAMAEDQATREHLKIMERKLYRFMSPFAVFTLVFGGWLASYNWAYYWQSKWFIAKSVLVVILIIYHGVCGHFVQQLQQDRCQRSHVFYRWFNEVPVLVLFAVVILVVVKPF, via the coding sequence ATGCTCTGGATAAAAGCCTTTCACATCATCGCCATCGTCTGCTGGTTTGCCGGCATTTTCTATTTGCCACGCCTGTTCGTCTATCACGCCATGGCCGAAGACCAAGCCACACGCGAACACTTAAAAATCATGGAGCGTAAGCTCTACCGGTTTATGTCACCGTTTGCCGTATTCACCCTCGTATTTGGCGGCTGGCTAGCCAGCTACAACTGGGCGTATTATTGGCAATCAAAATGGTTTATCGCTAAATCAGTATTAGTAGTCATACTAATTATTTATCACGGCGTGTGTGGCCACTTTGTGCAACAATTGCAACAAGATCGCTGTCAGCGCAGCCATGTATTCTATCGCTGGTTTAATGAAGTACCTGTATTGGTTTTATTTGCCGTGGTGATTTTAGTCGTAGTAAAGCCATTTTAA